Proteins co-encoded in one Aquincola tertiaricarbonis genomic window:
- a CDS encoding MFS transporter, with protein MTSSNPSASIWVTLRHDVFRSLWLAGGLYFVGNAMQTMAAAWMMVELTGSAFLAALVQTAVFLPMFLLALPAGVWADITDRRRLIQLALVTQAVTGIALAALLLAGWAGPTTLLVLIFVAGCCTALLSPAWNSTINDAIPREELPQAITCVSIAYNAARALGPALAGLVFAHIGGSWNFALAVLTVLAMMAVVRRHPPAPHPPSRLPAERLWGGMLSALRFARHSQPVFAQLVRTVAYSGTGSALWALLPIIGQRQLGLGAEGYGLLMACLGGGAVAIGLVIGPLRARLGLEAIVNGGCVVYGGVMAVAALVRWPPAVYVALAIGGACWMAAMSTFNTATQSSAPPWVRARAMALHTVGALGSFAIGSAIWGALSGLFGLPFTLCLAAACMVAGSALARPFPLRMGERPDVTPAAVADLLSLPDEPAPEAGPVAVEIGYRIAPESAAEFLDAVAALRGPRRRDGATFWRVYRDLSDPARYVERFIVTSWADYLHQRARATQADSHLETRVRSFLAPGEPVTMQHYLAER; from the coding sequence ATGACGTCAAGCAACCCCTCCGCATCGATCTGGGTGACGCTGCGCCATGACGTGTTTCGGTCCTTGTGGCTGGCCGGTGGTTTGTATTTCGTCGGCAATGCGATGCAGACCATGGCCGCCGCCTGGATGATGGTGGAACTCACCGGCTCGGCATTTCTGGCGGCGCTGGTGCAAACCGCGGTATTCCTGCCGATGTTTCTGCTGGCCCTGCCGGCGGGGGTATGGGCCGACATCACCGACCGCCGCCGGCTCATCCAGCTGGCATTGGTGACGCAGGCGGTGACGGGTATTGCGCTGGCCGCGCTGCTGCTGGCCGGCTGGGCCGGGCCCACCACGCTGCTGGTGCTCATCTTCGTGGCTGGCTGCTGCACGGCGCTGCTGTCGCCGGCCTGGAACTCCACCATCAACGACGCGATTCCGCGCGAGGAACTGCCGCAGGCCATCACCTGCGTGTCCATCGCCTACAACGCGGCGCGGGCGCTGGGCCCGGCACTGGCGGGCCTGGTGTTCGCGCACATCGGCGGCTCCTGGAACTTCGCGCTGGCGGTGCTCACCGTGCTGGCGATGATGGCCGTGGTGCGCCGGCACCCACCGGCGCCGCACCCGCCCTCGCGCCTGCCGGCCGAACGGCTGTGGGGCGGCATGCTCAGCGCGCTGCGCTTTGCCCGCCATTCGCAGCCGGTGTTCGCTCAGCTGGTGCGCACCGTGGCCTACAGCGGCACCGGCTCGGCCTTGTGGGCGCTGCTGCCCATCATCGGCCAGCGCCAGCTGGGCCTGGGCGCTGAAGGCTACGGTCTGCTGATGGCCTGCCTGGGCGGCGGCGCGGTGGCCATCGGCCTGGTGATCGGACCGTTGCGCGCGCGCCTGGGGCTGGAAGCCATCGTCAACGGCGGCTGCGTGGTCTATGGCGGCGTGATGGCGGTGGCCGCGCTGGTGCGCTGGCCGCCGGCGGTGTACGTGGCGCTGGCCATCGGCGGCGCCTGCTGGATGGCGGCGATGTCCACTTTCAACACCGCCACCCAGTCCAGCGCGCCGCCCTGGGTACGGGCGCGGGCGATGGCGCTGCACACGGTGGGCGCGCTGGGCAGCTTCGCGATCGGCTCGGCCATCTGGGGCGCTTTGTCGGGGCTGTTCGGCCTGCCCTTCACGCTGTGCCTGGCGGCGGCCTGCATGGTGGCCGGCTCGGCGCTGGCGCGGCCGTTTCCGCTGCGCATGGGCGAGCGGCCCGACGTCACCCCGGCCGCGGTGGCGGACTTGCTGAGCCTGCCCGACGAGCCCGCGCCCGAGGCCGGCCCGGTGGCGGTGGAGATCGGCTACCGCATCGCGCCCGAATCGGCGGCCGAGTTCCTGGACGCCGTGGCGGCGCTGCGCGGCCCGCGCCGCCGCGATGGCGCCACCTTCTGGCGGGTGTACCGCGACCTGTCGGACCCGGCGCGCTACGTGGAGCGCTTCATCGTCACGTCCTGGGCCGACTACCTGCACCAGCGCGCCCGCGCGACGCAGGCCGACTCCCACCTGGAAACCCGCGTGCGCTCATTCCTGGCCCCTGGCGAGCCCGTCACGATGCAGCACTACCTTGCTGAAAGATGA
- a CDS encoding H-NS histone family protein, with protein MTKTYEQLKKQIEALSQQAEAVRRKEVAGVVARIKEAIQAYELTAEDLGFGKERAAAGRKTAARKRPAAGGRRRAAGTTQPRYRDESGNVWGGRGPRPKWLREAISAGRKLEEFAV; from the coding sequence ATGACCAAGACGTACGAGCAGTTGAAAAAGCAGATCGAGGCTCTCTCTCAGCAAGCCGAGGCCGTTCGCCGCAAGGAAGTGGCCGGTGTGGTCGCCCGCATCAAGGAAGCCATCCAGGCCTATGAGCTGACCGCCGAGGACCTGGGTTTCGGCAAAGAGCGCGCCGCGGCGGGACGCAAGACGGCCGCGCGCAAGCGCCCGGCCGCCGGTGGCCGCCGCCGCGCCGCCGGCACCACGCAGCCGCGTTATCGCGATGAATCGGGCAATGTCTGGGGTGGCCGCGGTCCGCGCCCGAAATGGCTGCGCGAAGCGATTTCGGCCGGCCGCAAGCTCGAGGAATTCGCGGTCTGA
- a CDS encoding general secretion pathway protein GspB, with amino-acid sequence MSLVLEALKKADAERERERSAVPDLHARPLPLAEAPASGRSPALAWGVAAVAAGVAGVLGWQLLRPAATPAAPPTATAPAPATAPAPAVAAAPATPPPAAMNAAPPAPAPVPAPSPAPAPVAAAPQPAPRPAPTPKPAPAPAPAPAPVVTRAPAPAPAAPAETAQAAQERERIYDDVQALPEDVRRGVPRLTIGGAMYSESAANRMLIVNGQLFRENDRLADDLVLEQIALKSAVLRYRNYRFRIRY; translated from the coding sequence ATGTCGCTGGTACTCGAAGCCCTGAAGAAGGCCGACGCCGAACGCGAGCGTGAACGCAGCGCCGTGCCCGACCTGCATGCGCGGCCCTTGCCGCTGGCCGAAGCGCCCGCCAGCGGCCGCAGCCCGGCGCTGGCCTGGGGCGTGGCCGCGGTGGCCGCGGGCGTGGCCGGCGTGCTGGGCTGGCAGCTGCTGCGGCCCGCGGCGACGCCGGCTGCGCCACCGACGGCGACTGCCCCGGCGCCGGCTACCGCGCCGGCACCCGCCGTGGCCGCAGCGCCGGCGACGCCGCCTCCTGCGGCGATGAATGCGGCGCCCCCTGCGCCTGCGCCGGTGCCTGCGCCTTCACCGGCGCCCGCGCCGGTCGCGGCAGCGCCCCAGCCGGCACCCCGACCGGCCCCTACTCCCAAGCCTGCACCGGCGCCGGCCCCTGCGCCGGCACCCGTCGTCACTCGAGCGCCCGCGCCAGCGCCCGCCGCCCCTGCCGAAACAGCCCAGGCTGCGCAGGAACGCGAGCGCATCTACGACGACGTGCAGGCATTGCCGGAAGACGTCCGGCGCGGCGTGCCCCGGCTCACGATTGGCGGGGCGATGTATTCCGAATCGGCAGCGAATCGGATGCTGATCGTCAACGGCCAGCTGTTCCGGGAAAACGACCGCCTGGCGGACGACCTGGTGCTGGAGCAGATAGCGCTGAAATCCGCGGTACTGCGCTATCGCAATTACCGCTTCCGAATCCGCTATTGA
- a CDS encoding tripartite tricarboxylate transporter substrate binding protein, which produces MRHGLQPVAATDRMLRRRQLLRLCGGPLAAGVATLGTAAAALAEAAEAADWPAGPLHLVVAYPPGGVSDAAARALAEPLSARLGVPVLVEHRAGAGGAIALATLARAAADGQTLVFSAISPLTSPESDAPGTAALRAQLAPVMSVMATPVLVAGTSALAGDDFAALLAAARRPEGLRWATSGPRTVGHRVLEAVLRAGGGRITHVPYKGGGQQITDALGGQFEVLSTNVGPQQLAHCQAGRLKPLAVGAPARLPVLPQVPTLAALGMPQANLVSLFGLFAPAGMPAARLRRLNDELNRALRQPSLRAALQAADNLPTGGSAEDFARRIDEEAAQRARTGT; this is translated from the coding sequence ATGAGGCACGGCCTACAGCCGGTGGCCGCCACCGACCGGATGCTGCGCCGGCGCCAGCTGCTGCGCCTGTGCGGCGGGCCGCTGGCGGCCGGCGTGGCCACGCTGGGCACTGCTGCCGCCGCGCTGGCCGAAGCGGCTGAAGCGGCCGACTGGCCGGCCGGGCCGTTGCACCTGGTGGTGGCCTACCCGCCCGGCGGGGTCAGCGATGCGGCGGCGCGGGCGCTGGCCGAGCCGCTGTCGGCCCGGCTGGGCGTGCCGGTGCTGGTGGAGCACCGCGCGGGGGCCGGCGGCGCCATTGCGCTGGCCACGCTGGCGCGGGCGGCGGCCGACGGCCAGACGCTGGTGTTCTCGGCCATCAGCCCGCTGACCAGCCCCGAGTCCGATGCGCCGGGCACTGCCGCGCTGCGCGCGCAGCTGGCGCCGGTGATGAGCGTGATGGCCACGCCGGTGCTGGTGGCCGGCACCTCGGCGCTGGCGGGCGACGACTTCGCTGCGCTGCTGGCCGCGGCGCGTCGGCCCGAGGGCCTGAGATGGGCCACCTCGGGCCCGCGCACCGTGGGCCACCGGGTGCTGGAAGCAGTGCTGCGCGCCGGCGGTGGCCGCATCACCCATGTGCCCTACAAGGGTGGCGGGCAGCAGATCACCGATGCGCTGGGCGGCCAGTTCGAGGTGCTGTCCACCAACGTCGGGCCGCAGCAGCTGGCGCATTGCCAGGCCGGGCGGCTGAAGCCGCTGGCGGTGGGCGCGCCGGCCCGGCTGCCCGTGCTGCCCCAGGTGCCCACGCTGGCCGCGCTGGGCATGCCGCAGGCCAACCTGGTGTCACTGTTCGGCCTGTTCGCGCCCGCCGGCATGCCGGCGGCGCGGCTGCGGCGGCTGAACGACGAACTCAACCGTGCGCTGCGCCAGCCCAGCCTGCGCGCCGCGCTGCAGGCCGCCGACAACCTGCCCACCGGCGGCAGCGCCGAAGACTTCGCCCGCCGCATCGACGAAGAAGCCGCCCAGCGCGCACGCACGGGCACTTAG